One window of Acidimicrobiales bacterium genomic DNA carries:
- a CDS encoding VRR-NUC domain-containing protein: MGGTVTNLAAHVTERDWSGLVVSLAQLCGWHAYHTLDSRGSGYGWPDLVLARPPELLVVELKSEKGKVTAAQQDWLDRLAGCGVEVAVWRPRDWGEVEARLRRATQPGRHDGHIPDVRGSERHAVMAWETFVAAVVLLAMSIVPAVVWTLWDRVRGDE; encoded by the coding sequence ATGGGAGGCACAGTGACGAATCTGGCCGCTCACGTCACCGAGCGCGACTGGTCGGGCCTGGTGGTGAGCCTCGCCCAGCTGTGCGGCTGGCACGCCTACCACACCCTCGACTCGCGGGGCTCCGGGTACGGCTGGCCTGATCTGGTGCTCGCCCGCCCCCCCGAGCTGCTCGTCGTCGAGCTCAAGAGCGAGAAGGGGAAGGTCACCGCCGCCCAGCAGGACTGGCTGGACCGGCTCGCCGGCTGCGGCGTCGAGGTCGCCGTGTGGCGCCCACGCGACTGGGGTGAGGTCGAGGCGCGCCTCCGCCGTGCAACCCAACCCGGACGGCACGACGGTCACATTCCCGACGTCCGGGGCTCCGAGAGGCACGCTGTGATGGCCTGGGAGACGTTCGTGGCGGCCGTGGTGCTCCTGGCCATGTCGATCGTCCCAGCGGTCGTGTGGACCCTGTGGGACCGTGTGCGGGGCGACGAGTGA
- a CDS encoding helix-turn-helix domain-containing protein, whose protein sequence is MGSDNLSALFTWRSAVVESDLASTTRHVALTLSLHMSERGDSCWPSVRTLARETGLDERTVRGHLHVLLEGGWLERVARNGGEWSEGRPALYRATHPTAGPAPAVDEPDNPTNRGSSTRGSSTRGSSTRSTAGPDAPTAGPAPARTEDDKRTSVRTSSLAQVATERRDPTLPVGFDAFWSAYPLKVGKRTALRAWQNALKRADQHTILAGLARVAPHFKPGFTPHPTTWLNRDGWDDQVVAHELAGNLQRLEALRTPPGTTLHSEGMVSYDAPAVKYL, encoded by the coding sequence ATGGGCAGCGACAACCTCTCGGCCCTGTTCACCTGGCGGTCGGCTGTCGTCGAGTCCGACCTGGCGTCGACCACCCGCCACGTCGCGCTGACGCTGTCGCTGCACATGAGCGAGCGGGGCGACTCGTGCTGGCCGTCCGTGCGGACCTTGGCCCGCGAGACCGGCCTCGACGAGCGCACCGTACGCGGCCACCTCCACGTGCTCCTGGAGGGCGGATGGTTGGAGCGGGTGGCCCGTAACGGCGGAGAGTGGTCGGAAGGGCGCCCGGCCCTGTACCGGGCGACGCACCCAACCGCGGGTCCTGCACCCGCGGTCGACGAGCCAGACAACCCCACGAACCGCGGGTCCTCCACCCGCGGGTCCTCCACCCGCGGGTCCTCCACCCGGTCAACCGCGGGTCCTGACGCGCCAACCGCGGGTCCTGCACCCGCGCGTACTGAGGACGACAAGAGGACGTCAGTGAGGACGTCATCTCTCGCGCAGGTTGCGACGGAGCGTCGCGATCCGACGCTCCCTGTCGGCTTCGACGCGTTCTGGTCGGCCTACCCGCTGAAGGTCGGGAAACGCACCGCGCTCCGCGCGTGGCAGAACGCGCTGAAACGCGCCGACCAGCACACCATCCTCGCCGGCCTCGCCAGAGTCGCCCCACACTTCAAGCCCGGCTTCACCCCCCATCCGACGACCTGGCTCAACCGGGACGGCTGGGACGACCAGGTCGTCGCCCACGAGCTCGCGGGCAACCTCCAACGCCTCGAAGCGCTCCGAACGCCGCCCGGCACGACACTCCACTCCGAGGGCATGGTCTCCTACGACGCGCCGGCGGTGAAGTACCTGTGA
- a CDS encoding HNH endonuclease, with the protein MTGLARRGRWQLRKARRAVLDRSGGACEARIARAACTGRADHVHHVLPRSAGGGDTPEGLLAVCRRCHDWIHAHPAWARQVGLLRSRWEAQ; encoded by the coding sequence ATGACCGGCCTGGCGAGGCGGGGCCGCTGGCAGCTGCGCAAGGCCCGCCGCGCGGTGCTCGACCGTTCGGGCGGGGCGTGCGAAGCGCGGATCGCGAGGGCGGCGTGCACGGGCCGCGCCGACCACGTCCACCACGTCCTGCCCCGCTCCGCCGGCGGCGGCGACACCCCCGAGGGCCTGCTGGCGGTGTGCCGCCGCTGCCACGACTGGATCCACGCCCACCCGGCGTGGGCCCGCCAGGTCGGCCTGCTCCGCTCCCGATGGGAGGCACAGTGA